Proteins co-encoded in one Juglans regia cultivar Chandler chromosome 16, Walnut 2.0, whole genome shotgun sequence genomic window:
- the LOC109008342 gene encoding GSH-induced LITAF domain protein-like, producing MSKADEPVVGVPFYVGHNPYQDGTVPPNAVYGDPKGIPIQQTIFRDTPAPINCVYCGDSGMTTVRSKPSLAAVVGCMMPMMLGVCFLCPSMDCLWHKYHYCSSCKEKVGDFEKSDPCAVMDPPHWTQESFAFPA from the exons ATGTCGAAGGCAGATGAACCGGTCGTCGGAGTTCCGTTCTATGTTGGACATAATCCGTACCAAGACGGAACGGTCCCACCAAACGCCGTCTACGGCGATCCCAAAGGAATTCCGATTCAGCAGACCATTTTCCGCGACACTCCCGCTCCGATCAACTGCGTCTACTGCGGAGATAGCGGAATGACGACCGTCAG ATCTAAGCCAAGTTTGGCAGCTGTTGTCGGTTGCATGATGCCAATGATGCTTGGAGTTTGCTTTCTTTGTCCTTCAATGGATTGCCTCTGGCATAAATATCACTACTGCTCTAGCTGCAAGGAAAAG GTtggggattttgagaaatcagATCCATGTGCTGTGATGGATCCTCCTCATTGGACACAGGAGAGCTTTGCATTTCCTGCATGA